The sequence below is a genomic window from Synechococcales cyanobacterium T60_A2020_003.
GATCTGAATCATGCGGTTGAGCGCAACACATTTGATGAACAATTCCACGGCTTGATTGTCAAATTGACGTGCACTGAGATTGCCCCCAAAAATAGTCTTAAAGCGGAACATGGTAGTTTCAGCAATCGAACGACGATGATAGC
It includes:
- a CDS encoding IS5/IS1182 family transposase, which translates into the protein YHRRSIAETTMFRFKTIFGGNLSARQFDNQAVELFIKCVALNRMIQIAKPDSYKVEG